The following are encoded together in the Lathyrus oleraceus cultivar Zhongwan6 chromosome 3, CAAS_Psat_ZW6_1.0, whole genome shotgun sequence genome:
- the LOC127130948 gene encoding eukaryotic translation initiation factor 4 gamma-like translates to MLFPTPPIYVASIAPTLNLGDINSPSPYSLASTTEPDTAFPTLEEAIKVCAESSVEKIKDAGIRLQDRLDREAEEQARKEAKEKARLEEEQRIREAEEKAVAAAAEAEAKALAEAEEAIRVAAEEAAKARSNALTQGEKSNSGFSPLVLKTPEELQKEQQVVRVRLDQQDSVNINI, encoded by the exons ATGCTATTTCCAACACCACCAATTTATGTTGCCTCCATCGCTCCCACTCTAAATCTTGGTGACATCAATTCACCTTCTCCATACTCCCTAGCCTCTACCACTGAACCAGACACTGCCTTCCCTACCCTAGAAGAAGCAATAAAAGTTTGTGCAGAGTCTTCAGTagagaagatcaa agatgctggTATAAGGCTCCAAGATCGCCTGGACAGAGAGGCTGAGGAACAGGCTAGGAAGGAAGCAAAAGAGAAAGCTCGCCTGGAAGAAGAACAGAGgatcagagaagctgaagaaaaggctgttgctgctgctgctgagGCTGAGGCAAAAGCTCTAGCCGAAGCTGAAGAAGCAATACGTGTTGCTGCAGAGGAAGCTGCCAAGGCCAGATCTAATGCTTTGACTCAGGGGGAGAAATCCAACTCTGGGTTTTCCCCTCTGGTCTTAAAGACTCCGGAGGAACTGCAAAAGGAACAACAAGTGGTTCGAGTTAGGCTGGATCAACAGGATTCCGTCAACATCAACATTTAG